Part of the Pseudomonas baltica genome is shown below.
CCGTCGGCTTGCCTTTTTCCATTTCGGCCAGCTTCTGCCGCGTGATGCCAGCACGCTCAGCCAGCTCGATCAAGGTCATGCCGCGCTGCTGACGCATGCCGCGTAATTGGTCGCCAAGGCGCTCGATAATAAGGACAGGGTCCATGTTTGTTACCTTTACGTAACACCGTATATTAGATGTACTCTATAGATAACATCTCATCCTGTCCATGCATGTGACGTTTGCATAACAAATGGTTCGTTATGTTACACCTAAATAACATTTAAGCTCGCTTTCGCCGCTTCGCTTCACTATTTCCATCGCCCCTCAACCGGAAATCCATTAAAGTAGTGGCCCCCTGCCCTGCCGCGTCCCGCCTGCTCGGCACTTCTCTCCAGGAACCCTCGACGATGGAACATCGTGAAGCGCTCATCGCGCTGCGCACCTTTCTCTCCACCCAGATCCTGGGCCAGGAAAAACTCGTCGAACGTTTGTTGATCGTCTTGCTGGCCGACGGCCACATGCTGGTCGAAGGGGCACCGGGGCTGGCCAAGACCAAGGCCATCAAGGAACTGGCCGAAGGCGTCGAGGCGCAATTCCATCGCATCCAGTTCACCCCCGACCTGCTGCCTGCCGACATCACCGGCACCGAAATCTATCGGCCCGAGACCGGCAGTTTCGTGTTCCAGCAGGGGCCGATCTTCCACAACCTGGTGTTGGCCGACGAAATCAACCGTGCGCCCGCCAAGGTCCAATCGGCCTTGCTCGAAGCCATGGCCGAGCGTCAGGTCAGTGTCGGGCGCAGCACCTATGACCTGTCGCCGCTGTTCCTGGTAATGGCCACGCAGAACCCCATCGAGCAGGAGGGCACCTATCCGCTGCCCGAAGCCCAGCTCGATCGCTTCCTGATGCACGTCAAGATCGGCTTCCCGGATGCCGCCGTCGAGCGACGCATCCTCCAGCAAGCCCGCGGCGAAGCCCTCAATGGCGAGACCAAGCCCGAGCGCCGGGTCAGCCAACAGGCCATCTTCGCCGCACGCAAGGAGATCCTCGGCCTTTACATGGCCGATGCGGTGGAGGAGTACCTGGTGCAATTGGTGATGGCCACGCGCACCCCGGCCAAGTTCGACGCCGAGCTGGCCGAATGGCTAGCCTATGGCGCCAGCCCGCGCGGCTCGATTTCGCTGGACCGCTGCGCCCGCGCCCACGCCTGGTTGGCCGGGCGCGACTTCGTCAGCCCGGAAGACATCCAGGCGGTGCTGTTCGACGTGCTGCGCCACCGCATCATCCTGTCGTTCGAAGCCGAAGCCGCCGGGGTTGACCAGGATCGGGTGATCCAGCGCATCCTCGATGTGGTAGCGGTCGCCTGATCCTGCCCCATGCCTAGCTCACTGCCCTCCGCGCCCGGTATCCGCGTCAGCCTCCAGGAGCTGATCGAGATGCGTCATCGCGTGCGCGAAGTGCAGCTGTTCTCCGGCCCCGGACAGCGCAGCCCGCTGGTGGGGCTGCATCACTCCAAGCTGCGCGGGCGCGGCGTCGACTTCGACCAGGTGCGGGTCTATCAGGCCGGCGACGACGTGCGCAGCATCGACTGGCGCGTGACGGCGCGCACCCAGGAGCCGCACACCAAACTGTTCCATGAAGAACGCGAGCGGCCGGTGTTCATCCTCGTCGAACAGAGCCGCCAGCTGTTTTTCGGCTCGGGGCTGATGTTCAAATCGGTGCTCGCCGCCCAGGCCGCAGCGCTGATTGGCTGGGCCACGCTTGAGCACAACGACCGCATCGGCGGGCTGGTCTATGGCGACCACGAGCATTACGAGATCAAACCACGGCGCAGCAAGCAGAGCCTGTTGCAACTGCTCAACCGACTGGTGCACGTCAATCACTCGCTGAGCACCGATGCGCGGCCCGAGCCCGACTCCCTCAACCTGGCCTTGCGCCGCGCCCGCGAGGTGCTGCGCCCCGGCAGCCTGGCCATCGTGCTGTGTGACGAGCGCGCCCTGACCGACGCCGCCGAACAACAGCTGAGCCTGCTGGCGCGGCATTGCGACCTGCTGCTGTTGCCGGTGTCCGATCCACTCGATCACGCCCTGCCCGCCGCCGGCCTGCTGCGCTTCGAACAACGCGGTGCGCGGCTGGAACTGGACACCCTCAATCAAGACCTGCGCCAGGCCTACCGTGCCCAAGGCGAGGCACGGGTGGCGCGCTGGGAGCTGCTGGCGCAAAAACTGCGAG
Proteins encoded:
- a CDS encoding helix-turn-helix domain-containing protein codes for the protein MDPVLIIERLGDQLRGMRQQRGMTLIELAERAGITRQKLAEMEKGKPTVSMFFYAKVIAAMSSEVKIVPARKPTFEELREVFK
- a CDS encoding MoxR family ATPase, which codes for MEHREALIALRTFLSTQILGQEKLVERLLIVLLADGHMLVEGAPGLAKTKAIKELAEGVEAQFHRIQFTPDLLPADITGTEIYRPETGSFVFQQGPIFHNLVLADEINRAPAKVQSALLEAMAERQVSVGRSTYDLSPLFLVMATQNPIEQEGTYPLPEAQLDRFLMHVKIGFPDAAVERRILQQARGEALNGETKPERRVSQQAIFAARKEILGLYMADAVEEYLVQLVMATRTPAKFDAELAEWLAYGASPRGSISLDRCARAHAWLAGRDFVSPEDIQAVLFDVLRHRIILSFEAEAAGVDQDRVIQRILDVVAVA
- a CDS encoding DUF58 domain-containing protein is translated as MPSSLPSAPGIRVSLQELIEMRHRVREVQLFSGPGQRSPLVGLHHSKLRGRGVDFDQVRVYQAGDDVRSIDWRVTARTQEPHTKLFHEERERPVFILVEQSRQLFFGSGLMFKSVLAAQAAALIGWATLEHNDRIGGLVYGDHEHYEIKPRRSKQSLLQLLNRLVHVNHSLSTDARPEPDSLNLALRRAREVLRPGSLAIVLCDERALTDAAEQQLSLLARHCDLLLLPVSDPLDHALPAAGLLRFEQRGARLELDTLNQDLRQAYRAQGEARVARWELLAQKLRVLLMPLSTQSEMIEQLREYLNPQRPVSPA